A single region of the Nitrospirota bacterium genome encodes:
- a CDS encoding response regulator transcription factor translates to MRQVLVVDDERDLAELVAYNLKKEGFAVDVAYDGETALTAIKNGGYDLIVLDLMLPGMQGLDLCAAIRNTPSTARTPLIMLTAKGEEIDKVVGLEMGADDYITKPFSPREFMARVKAVLRRTEQRPAGLTGPPPAPVTGGAVLKTRDIVIDTEKYTVTVAGRQIKLSATEFKLLLYLCERPNKIYSREHLLDAVWGDDVFVEPRTVDVHIRRLRTKIEDDANNPRYIKTMRGVGYFFEA, encoded by the coding sequence ATGAGGCAGGTCCTGGTCGTTGATGACGAGCGGGATCTCGCGGAGCTCGTCGCCTATAATCTGAAAAAAGAGGGCTTTGCGGTCGATGTCGCCTACGATGGAGAGACCGCGCTCACTGCCATTAAAAACGGCGGGTACGATCTCATCGTGCTCGACCTCATGCTCCCGGGAATGCAGGGGCTCGATCTCTGCGCGGCGATCAGGAACACCCCCTCGACCGCCCGGACGCCGCTTATCATGCTTACGGCCAAGGGAGAGGAGATCGACAAGGTCGTCGGCCTCGAGATGGGCGCCGACGACTATATCACCAAGCCCTTCAGCCCCCGGGAGTTCATGGCACGGGTGAAAGCCGTGCTCCGGAGAACGGAGCAGCGCCCTGCCGGGCTGACCGGGCCGCCTCCCGCGCCCGTCACCGGGGGCGCGGTCCTGAAGACGCGGGATATCGTCATCGACACGGAGAAGTATACCGTCACGGTCGCAGGGCGGCAGATCAAGCTCAGCGCCACGGAGTTCAAGCTCCTGCTCTACCTCTGCGAGCGACCGAACAAGATCTACAGCAGGGAGCATCTTCTCGATGCGGTATGGGGCGACGATGTGTTCGTGGAGCCCCGGACCGTAGACGTCCACATCCGCAGGCTGCGTACAAAGATCGAGGACGACGCCAATAATCCGCGCTACATAAA
- the aroB gene encoding 3-dehydroquinate synthase — MEKVTVDLAERSYEIIIGRDTLPELGERMSSFRFSPRVGVVSNPAVFSLYGEKVMESIARAGFEGVPLLIPEGETYKDYFWASHLLTELLRKRFDRSSCLVALGGGVIGDITGFVASVFMRGMQFVQAPTTLLAQVDSSVGGKTGVNHALGKNMIGTFYQPRLVLIDSTTLATLPRRELLCGIAEVIKYGVIRDERLFELLERQREAVLSLDHEALQFIIRRSCEIKAEVVANDEREAGLRAILNFGHTIGHAIETETGYGRYLHGEAIAIGMHLAARLAARKGLLDEGEVARIRSLIEAYGLPSTLPEGISAERLIRHMEIDKKAEAGRITFILPERVGRVRIEKKISTQEIGEALEG, encoded by the coding sequence GGATACGCTCCCGGAGCTCGGCGAACGGATGTCGTCCTTCAGGTTCAGCCCGCGCGTAGGGGTCGTCAGCAACCCCGCGGTCTTCTCGCTGTACGGCGAGAAGGTCATGGAATCGATAGCAAGGGCCGGATTCGAAGGCGTACCGCTGCTCATTCCGGAGGGAGAGACCTACAAGGATTATTTCTGGGCCTCCCACCTTCTGACCGAGCTCCTGCGGAAGAGGTTCGACAGGAGTTCCTGTCTCGTCGCGCTCGGGGGCGGCGTCATCGGCGACATCACCGGCTTTGTCGCCTCGGTGTTCATGCGGGGGATGCAGTTTGTCCAGGCGCCTACCACGCTCCTCGCCCAGGTCGACAGCTCGGTAGGGGGAAAGACCGGGGTGAACCACGCGCTCGGGAAAAACATGATCGGCACCTTCTACCAGCCGCGGCTCGTCCTGATCGACAGCACGACGCTCGCGACGCTGCCCCGGAGAGAGCTGCTGTGCGGCATCGCCGAGGTGATCAAGTACGGCGTGATAAGGGACGAGCGGCTCTTCGAGCTCCTGGAACGGCAGCGGGAGGCGGTGCTCTCCCTCGACCACGAGGCGCTCCAGTTTATCATCAGACGCTCCTGCGAGATAAAGGCCGAGGTCGTGGCGAACGACGAGAGGGAGGCGGGGTTGCGCGCCATCCTGAATTTCGGACATACCATCGGTCATGCTATCGAGACCGAAACCGGCTATGGCCGCTATCTCCACGGCGAGGCGATCGCCATCGGTATGCACCTGGCCGCCCGCCTTGCTGCACGAAAGGGGCTCCTGGACGAGGGGGAGGTGGCCAGGATACGCTCTCTCATCGAGGCGTACGGCCTTCCTTCGACGCTTCCCGAAGGCATAAGCGCCGAGCGGCTTATCCGCCACATGGAGATCGACAAAAAGGCCGAGGCCGGCAGGATAACCTTTATCCTCCCCGAGCGGGTGGGGAGGGTGAGGATCGAAAAGAAGATATCGACGCAAGAGATAGGAGAGGCGCTGGAGGGATGA